One window from the genome of Diospyros lotus cultivar Yz01 chromosome 11, ASM1463336v1, whole genome shotgun sequence encodes:
- the LOC127812520 gene encoding two-on-two hemoglobin-3, translating into MQSLQDKASEWSGVDRNDAFAIDDTNLFEKLGLDTFVNLSTNFYNRVYDDEEEWFRTIFANSKKEDAIQNQYEFFVQRMGGPPLYSQRKGHPALIGRHRPFPVTHQAAERWLNHMQQALDSVKDIDTDSKTKMMNFFRHTAFFLVAGNELKNPNTGGVPCKHAAGKPAAEPTT; encoded by the exons ATGCAATCGCTACAGGATAAGGCGTCGGAGTGGAGTGGCGTGGACCGGAACGACGCGTTCGCTATTGACGACACCAACCTCTTTGAGAAGCTTGGTCTCGACACTTTCGTCAACCTCTCCACCAATTTCTATAACAG GGTTTATGACGATGAAGAAGAGTGGTTTCGAACAATTTTTGCGAATTCAAAGAAAGAAGATGCCATTCAGAATCAATACGAGTTCTTTGTGCAGAGAATGGGAGGTCCTCCCCTGTATTCGCAGAGAAAGG GCCATCCTGCTCTCATTGGACGACACCGCCCATTTCCCGTAACTCACCAAGCTGCTGAGAGGTGGTTAAACCACATGCAACAAGCATTAGACAGCGTGAAAGATATTGACACAGACTCAAAAACCAAAATGATGAACTTCTTTAG GCACACTGCATTCTTTCTTGTGGCTGGAAATGAGTTGAAAAATCCAAATACAGGAGGCGTTCCTTGCAAGCACGCCGCCGGCAAACCGGCTGCGGAACCCACAACATGA